The Corvus moneduloides isolate bCorMon1 chromosome 11, bCorMon1.pri, whole genome shotgun sequence genomic sequence GCAATTATGAGATCAGAATCCATTTGGAGGGTGAGGGATTGTTAGCTGCCTTCCCACACCATGCAAGCACTGGCTGTCACCCTGTGCCTGGTAACCTTGGGACACACGGATCAAAACCCAAGAAACCAGAGGGATGCTCCAGTGCCTGCCCCGGGCTGCggctgctgctctcagcccgCTCCTCTCCCACACCTGGCAGCTGTGATCCGGTACGTGGCGCTGCTCATCACCCTGCTGGGCACGTGGCTCATCATGCAGACGTACTTCCACCGCAGCTGGAGAGCCATCAGCCTGCGGAGCTGGCTCGGTGAGGCACCAGCGGGCTCCAGAGGGATGCAGAGGGAGGGTGCGAGGGTTTCCATTGCGAGCCAGCCCCCAGGGCTGGATATTACTGCCCTGACCACTCGTGTTTGCATTCTCTGGCTGAGGCTTTAGCCACCAGTTCTGACCACtagggcagggaggggacagcatGGTGGGAAGCTGCTCTGGGGTGGGTGGATCCAGGGATGCCTGCAACCATGGGAAGCAGTTTTGGAGAGTTAGTGCCTGAACAGCTGCTTCTGGCTTGGGaaagagccagcagctccccagggtgtCTAATCCTTCTGCTTGCTACCCACAGGTGCCACAAACAAGCCCAGCAGTGAGTATTGCTCTCGACTTCATCTCCATCACACAGCTCCACTCCAGGGTTCAGGGGGATGGTGGAAGAGTGAGAGCTGCCTTCAAGAGCCCCTTCCCTGAGGCAAAATCCCACTCTCCCAAATGTGGGGGATTTTGCTACTGCACACAGCAACGGGGTCTTTGGTGGGTCCCTGTCTTGGCCAAGAATGGGGAAACTCTGGACAGAAAAGCCCCAAGGGGCTTGCCTTGGACACCAGCTCTGAATGCTCCTGGCACACACCCATGTGTCATACCTGGAGCAGCACCTGGCCTTGGCACCATGAACCTCAAATAAGCAACTGGTCCCAGCCCCAGGACAAGCCTCCTTCATGCAAGAAGTTGGTCCAGGTGTTGCCCCCTTAGTGGGCCACTGTATCCTAGTGCCAGCGCCGCTCAGGGACATGGCCAGTGTCTCCCCGTGGGGCCAAAGCCATGACTTTCAGCTCCACTCCTCCCTCACAGGTGAGAAGCTGCCCCGGCACAAGTGTGGGAACCAGAAGAGCTGCCCCCAGAACTATTTTGCCTTCAAGATCATCAGTGGTGCTGCAAATGTGGTGGGACCCTCGATCTGCTTTGAAGACTTGGTGTAAGCAGCACATGGCAGGGACAAGGCAGCCGTGGCTGAGCTTGAAGGCCTGGCCTTCAAGAAGGCAAGTTTGGCCTGTGCCAAACACATCAATGGCCATCACAGTGTatttgtggttaaaaaaaattttaaatagatttCTTTGCTACCACCTCTGGGTATTTTGCCATCTGCAGCCACTTCACCCCACCACAGTTTCACTGGCATCAGCACCTCCGGGGCATCCCTGCACTCACTGGtgatctctgctttccttttcagcCTCATGAGCAGTGTGAAAAACAACATTGGCAGAGGCCTGAACATTGCACTGGTGAATGGTGAGTTGGGCAGGCACTGATCCCCTtctccccacagccagggactctccctccatccccaggagagcatGAGCCACTGGAGACCCCCTCCCAGGCACTGTGGCTGAGCCAAAAGCACATCCATCTGGTGCTTCATGGGGAGCACAGCCACAATTATGGTTGCAAGCATTGCCAGTGAGAAGGGAAGAAACCCACCTGGGTCATGCACAACCAGCTCCACAAACTCCTCCAAGCAACACAGTCACCATTGCAGCAGATACAACACACTGAGGGAAGGGCAAAGCATTTTGCAAGAAACCCCAGGCTCATGGCCAGGCAAAGCCTAGAGCCACCCCAGTGCAAACTCACTGTGCTCTGTTCTCAATTTTAACTTTTCAGGAACAACTGGGCAGCTCCTGAAAACTGACTCATTCGACATGTACTCCGGAGGTAAGCACAGTCATTCTGCTCCTTGGTGGTTCCCAGCCAGGGctcacaccagcactgctggctgctggctACTTCCGTTGCTTCTCTGTCACGTATTTAATGATAAAGTCAAGTGGACTTTGACCAGACTTGCCAGCCTGGGTGGTAAAAGCCCAGCTTTTCCTGAGACCATCAAGCCTGGAGTTCTCCGAATGCTTCCACATCCAAGACTggcttctctctccttttacATGCATGTAATAGCCTGGAAAACATGATTTCACTAACCTGAATAAACCAAGGCACTTGAGACTTGAGAAAGTTACTTTCTAAGATCAGGTAGTTACACTAATCCGGATACTTTGCAACCTGTAACTCAGTTTTTGAATGCTGGTGGTGGTTGAGCAGCAGCTTTTTCCCTGCACCTTTTGCAGCAGGATAAACGAAGGAGCTCAGGGACACGTGGCCCCCTCAATCACCCTTTATACTGCTTGTGTTTTCAACCTAATTTTGGTAACTCTGGAGTTTTAAGGAGAATCACCAATATAATGAGATTTCCAGCCAAGTTCGCGAGCAAGATGCTCAGtgggagaggtgctgggaagAAGGCAGCAGTCAGCTCATGAGCCACTAGATGGGGCCTTGGATTCAGGCATCCCACAGATGCGGGATGAGGAATAATTCCCCAATATAGCCAGAGGCATGCCggcagggaaggcagctctgCGGCCGAGCATTTCTTGTGTTGGGAAGTAAATTCACACAACTAGATTTCAGAGTTAGCAAGCAAAGTTTAGGAAGAATTCCCCCCCTGCAGTCACACCAAAAGAAGGACATCAgtcctgggcactgcaggagagCCCAGGTGGGAACATGGGATGGGGAATGCATCATTTGGGAGcccacccttccccaaacccatGGCCCCAAATCCTGGCTAGCACCAGCACAGTCAGGTTATTTCCCACCAACCCAGAGGAGGCTCCCCCAGCTACCATGCAGAAGTACCTGCtaaatccctttttctctccctaaTGCTCTTGTCTCCCAGACATTACCAAGCTGCAAACCTTCCTCCAGGGGATCAAGCGTGGCACCCTTGTGCTGACAGCAAGCTACGATGATGCTGCCACAAAGTGAGTTTGCCCACGGAAGCAACACTAGGCTCCCCAAAAATACACTGGGGGAGCTGGACATGCTGCTGGACATGCTGCTGCCACCAACAGAGAGGGTAAAAGAGGGGATACCCACCTGGCATCACATTGACACCTTCTTACCCTCTTTTAGGATGAATGACAAAGTACAGGCATATTTCAcggagctgggcagcagccacgTGGGCAAGCTGGGCTTCCGGGACAACTGGGTCTTCCTGGGAGCAAAAGGGCTGATGAATAAGAGCCCCTTTGAAAAGGTACATGGCCGTCCCCTGCCACGAGCTCTGCAGGCTCCATCCTCTTCACGGCACCTCCTGAGCTCCATCTCGCCTACCTCTCTGCAGAAGACAAGGACCAGTGACATTATCCCCCTCGTCAAACCGAGCTGCAACTTTTGCCACATTGCAAACTTGCGCCATTCCAACCTCCTCactcattctctctctctctcttttttcctgcagcacatTAAAAATGATAAAGAGACAAATAAGTACGACGGCTGGCCTGAGCTGTTAGAGATGGAGGGCTGTGCCCCCAGGAAGATGGACTAGCATCAAGCTCCAGCCTGCCATGGAGGGCGGCTTCACCAGTCACACAGGGACACCAGCCCCATCATGGGCTCTCCACTGCCAGGTCACAgagtccagcagctgctgcctgctcatgGGAACAGGCTGTTTCACAGCAGGAACTGTGCAGGGCTTGGAGAAGAGCTGTACAAGTGCCTGCAGAGCCTGAGCAAACACATGGCCAGGTTGCAACCAAGCCATCCTCATCTATGGGACAATTTggggtattttatttttctgcctttaaacTAAAAACTTTGTAAAAGTTTTGTAAATTTCTTAGCTGTGATTTCTAGTTATAAAACACTACCTTCTCACTTCCATTTTCAAGCATAATCCACACTTTCCCCCACAGGCACAGCATGCCAGGTCCTCTGCCACCAGTTGAGCATCACCATCacccatcccacagccctgcacacaaGTGTTTCTCCTCCCCACATGGCACAGGGTAAAGCCATCCCTGGGGATGCTCAGACTTTGGTGGTTTCCCCCTGGAGCTCTTGCCAATGTCCCACGGGCTCCTACAGCCACAATAAGGCCAGAAGTCCACAGGGATATCACGCAGCAATGTAGGTTAATATCTGCAGACCAAAGTATCATTATCCAAGCTAAATCCTCTGTGACACATTCCCATCAAGGGTCAGGTTAATGCCAGGGATGTGCCAGCCTTGCTTTGCCCTCagagagggatggatggatggatggatggatggatggatggatggatggataggcAAGATCCTTGGGCAGCTGAAGTTGTGCAGCACAACCAATAGGTGGGAGCCTTTTACCAGCGGAGCCAGAGCCAGCATCACTCTGGAGCGATACAACGCACCCGGGCTGGCACCACTGGGGTCAGCCAcacactgggagctgcaccCCAACCTGGGGCCAGCTGACACCACTGGGAGAGGAAAGATCCCTGCCCAAAGGCAGGGCAGGAAAGCCCCACAGTCCTCCTAGAGCAGTCCCTACGCTGCTGCCCAACACCGAGCAGGTCCTGGGGAGCATCTGCCCCCTGCTCCTGTCCAGATGCATCAGCCAAGCACCGTCTGTTCCCAACCCTCCCTGCGCCCCAGCACTACTGGGATCAGATGAGTTGCACGGGTGACGGGCAGGCTTATCTGCCATCAGAGACAGGGATGAATTTGCATCATGTACAGACTTTAATTTCTGATGATTGTATCTGGTTTTTCCCCATTCTCTGAAGCAGACCAGCAGTTTTGCAGAACATGAAGATGAAGTGTTTCTCCTGGAGCATTTGGAGCTGCATGGAGACTGTCCTGCACAGCCTTCTCTGCTTCCAACAGCCCCTGCATAGCTCCTAACAGGCAGTTCACAGGGTTATCCAAGCCCTCAGGTCACCCCAGGGGAGCATAAGTGAGGAGCATAGTCAGGATAAGGCCAAGAAAGGACACAGCCTGTTCTGTGCTGGCCACATGAAGGATGAAACCCTGGGTCCAAAACTCAACACTACCAATCAATTGGCTTTCCCtaaacaaggaaaaatcccCACATAAACCATGTAACACCTGTAAGAACTTCCAAAGGCAGAACTGAAATAATACCCCAAAACAGCCATCACAGAGGAATCCCCAAAGAGGTGTAGTATTTTATCCCAGCTTATCCTCCCATGCTCTTAGCACACACCTGACGGCACCTCGGCCATAAATCGATCCCTAAATCTGCTGCACCAACAGTGGTTAATCCCAAGCGCTGAATcatccctacccatggcagCAGCAAGAAATAACACAATGAGCAGACACAACAGCCCCGCCGAGCTGCCAGCATAAATATGCCAACTATTTTAAGCCCCTCAAAGGATCTAGATTCACTCAtaaaccaaactgaaaacagCCCAAGAGCTGTAAAGGTGGCTCCACAGGGTAAACCAGAGCACAGCATCAACTACAGCCCCAAAAACAACCAGCCCCATTCAGGCGCAGGAAACCCTTCCTACCCCTTCGCAATGCACATTAGAAATCTGGTTTCAAGCCAAAGTAAAGGAAATTTACGTTTCAGCATGCTACAGGCAGTTAAAACTAGCTCTGAGTCCATCACAGAGCAATTACTAAGGTACATCACTATTTTCAAGAAATAGGGAGAGCTTAAAAGTGCAATTCCTTTGCAGGGACCTTCAGTAGCAACCAGTGTTTTGAAGAGCCATTCCTGCCAAAGTCAATGTGTCCTGATAAATAAatcagagtttttaaaatatccagaCACTGAGAGGCAGGGAATAAATATGGATTAATGAGTCAAATTGAACTTgctcatttctttaaaagtagCTGAAAAGGACAGTGGGTGCAGGGACAGCAATCTCCAAATGAGGTTTTGCAGTGCCTTGGCATTTTGAAAGCTGTACTACTGCAGGGACAGGCACCTACCTGGCTGGTTTGCACTGTGCCGCATCCCCAGAGTCTTCACCAAACGCAAGCCTGACCTGCCCAGACTCCCAGGAAGCAGCTTCAGGTAACCGGGGCTCACCTGGGGTCGCAGTAGGCAACAACGCTGCAGCAGCAAATGGGCAGCCTGGGGTGTATGCAAAAGCAAAGTTTGCAAAATCTAGTGCTGTAACAGGAGCCAAGAGCCAGGATGCAGATGGGCAGCAGAGGGATAATCCTcctttattttggggggttcaTTTGGGCAAAGCACCAAAGGAGTATCTAGGAAAGATGCCACAGGCAAGGACCTGCGGGTGCCGGGCCACAGCTGGGCGAATCCGCATCCTGTGACATCTTGCCCTGTCAAGTGCAATTACTGTAATCTTCCACAGCCTCTCAAAATACGGATCCCGGCTTAGAAACCGGGCATCCACAGCATGAAAGCTGCCTTTGTGCCCGGGCAGAGCCTGGGTGCGAGCCAGCCGTTAGGTGCATGAAGAAAATGAGTTCTCCACGTGctggaagaagggaggaaaagcaagCTTTCCCACCCGACCCCGCCACAGACGGGCTGGATTTCACGCACGTCTCCCCACAGCAGCCGccgaggggctgggagcagcacggCCGCCTGTCCCCCCTGGAGTAACGGGGCCGTGACCGCAGAGAGCCGGCCGGTCCCGCAGCCCGGAGAGTGGAGCACAGCCAACACATCCGAACATGGGGGCGTCTCACGGGAAAAAGGTACCGGGGCGGTTTTCCTCAGGGCTGTGGTGGCGGGATGTGATGGAGAGGGCTCCATCTGCTCACGTGGTGCTCGTCTCGCCCCGCGCGTGCTACGGCGGCTGATGGCAGCGAGGGATTAGAGGGAAGGGACCCGCTGCTCCTGGGAGTGGGTGCCACTCATCAGGGCCGGATTAAGTAATTCCATCTAATGGGCTCAGCATCGGGGCCTGCCGGGGCTTTCAGGACAGCAAGGAGGGGAACAGAGCATTGCAAGCATTGCATTAGGACAAAGTTTGGCTTTCTGGGGAGAAATGTCAGGTTTGTTCTGAATGCATCCGGCAGCCTCTGGGATGTCTCCTGCAGATGCAGTGCAGAGCAAGCCCTGAGTATTTCTTGGCCTGAGAATTGGTGCCAGCTCCCTCCCAggacagggaggagctgggccaGGTCCCACAGCACCAACATGTATCTCCTCCAAATCCCCTGGGGAGAGCGGTCAAACAGCTCCAAATGGAAACAGTTTTGTGGAGTCAGTGCCCTGCAAGGGTGGCTAGAGATCGTTGTGCTGAGGATGTTGTTGCATGTCATTTTGCTTCCATGGCTGATTACATCAGTGCCTAGAGATGCATCATCACTGCTCAGTTGCGATGCCCTGATCTAGAATTAGG encodes the following:
- the FAM3D gene encoding protein FAM3D — protein: MRVTAVIRYVALLITLLGTWLIMQTYFHRSWRAISLRSWLGATNKPSSEKLPRHKCGNQKSCPQNYFAFKIISGAANVVGPSICFEDLVLMSSVKNNIGRGLNIALVNGTTGQLLKTDSFDMYSGDITKLQTFLQGIKRGTLVLTASYDDAATKMNDKVQAYFTELGSSHVGKLGFRDNWVFLGAKGLMNKSPFEKHIKNDKETNKYDGWPELLEMEGCAPRKMD